From Streptomyces sp. TLI_105, the proteins below share one genomic window:
- a CDS encoding MDR family MFS transporter, with amino-acid sequence MATKQNVQAAQGETADPQPRSVRVVLLALMIAMLLAMLDNMIIGTAMPTIVGELGGLEHLSWVVTAYTLATAASTPLWGKLGDMFGRKGVFLTSIVIFLIGSALSGMAQDMGQLIGFRAIQGLGAGGLMVGVMAIIGDLIPPRERGKYQGMMAGIMALAMIGGPLVGGTITDHWGWRWSFYINLPLGVVALAMLTTVLHLPKKQRATGTRIDFLGAALLTVGITAIVLVTTWGGTEYAWGSATILGLAIGGAAALAAFLFVETRASDPIMPLHIFRSRNFTLMSLIGFITGFVMFGAVLYLPIFQQSVQGASATNSGLLLLPMLLSMMVISLLVGRFTTSTGKYKIFPIAGGALMVAGLFLLSTMDTGTSRLVSGIWMAVLGAGMGFLMQITMLVAQNSVEMKDMGVASSSTTLFRTLGSSFGVAIMGALFTSRVQDEMASRGGAGLTERTAQLDAASLAKLPAALREAYQHAVASGTHGAFLVASAVAVLGFVLAFFVKEVALRGAGPAAEPKAETGDTAKVAETV; translated from the coding sequence ACGAAACAGAACGTTCAGGCAGCACAGGGGGAGACTGCGGATCCGCAGCCGCGCAGCGTGCGCGTCGTCCTCCTCGCCCTCATGATCGCGATGCTGCTCGCGATGCTGGACAACATGATCATCGGCACCGCGATGCCGACGATCGTCGGCGAGCTCGGCGGCCTGGAGCACCTCTCCTGGGTCGTCACGGCCTACACCCTGGCCACCGCCGCCTCCACCCCCCTCTGGGGCAAGCTCGGCGACATGTTCGGCCGCAAGGGCGTCTTCCTCACCTCGATCGTGATCTTCCTGATCGGCTCGGCGCTCAGCGGCATGGCCCAGGACATGGGTCAGCTCATCGGCTTCCGCGCCATCCAGGGCCTCGGCGCCGGTGGCCTCATGGTCGGCGTCATGGCGATCATCGGCGACCTGATCCCGCCCCGCGAGCGGGGCAAGTACCAGGGCATGATGGCCGGAATCATGGCCCTCGCCATGATCGGCGGCCCCCTCGTCGGCGGCACCATCACCGACCACTGGGGCTGGCGCTGGTCCTTCTACATCAACCTGCCGCTCGGCGTCGTCGCCCTCGCCATGCTCACCACCGTCCTGCACCTGCCGAAGAAGCAGCGCGCCACGGGCACCCGGATCGACTTCCTCGGCGCCGCGCTGCTGACCGTCGGCATCACCGCGATCGTCCTCGTCACCACCTGGGGCGGCACGGAGTACGCCTGGGGCTCGGCCACCATCCTCGGCCTCGCGATCGGCGGCGCCGCCGCCCTCGCCGCCTTCCTCTTCGTCGAGACCCGGGCGAGCGACCCGATCATGCCGCTGCACATCTTCCGCAGCCGCAACTTCACCCTGATGTCCCTGATCGGCTTCATCACCGGCTTCGTGATGTTCGGCGCGGTCCTCTACCTGCCGATCTTCCAGCAGTCCGTCCAGGGCGCCTCGGCCACCAACTCCGGCCTGCTGCTCCTGCCGATGCTGCTGTCGATGATGGTCATCTCGCTGCTCGTCGGCCGCTTCACCACCAGCACCGGCAAGTACAAGATCTTCCCGATCGCGGGCGGCGCGCTCATGGTGGCCGGCCTCTTCCTGCTCTCCACCATGGACACCGGCACCTCGCGCCTCGTCTCCGGGATCTGGATGGCCGTCCTCGGCGCCGGCATGGGCTTCCTCATGCAGATCACCATGCTGGTCGCCCAGAACAGCGTGGAGATGAAGGACATGGGCGTCGCCTCCTCCTCCACCACCCTCTTCCGGACGCTCGGCTCCTCCTTCGGCGTCGCGATCATGGGCGCCCTCTTCACCAGCCGCGTCCAGGACGAGATGGCCTCCCGTGGCGGCGCCGGGCTCACCGAGCGGACCGCCCAGCTCGACGCGGCGAGCCTCGCCAAGCTGCCGGCCGCGCTCCGCGAGGCCTACCAGCACGCGGTCGCGTCCGGCACGCACGGCGCCTTCCTCGTCGCCTCCGCCGTCGCCGTCCTCGGCTTCGTCCTCGCCTTCTTCGTCAAGGAGGTGGCGCTCCGCGGCGCCGGCCCGGCCGCGGAGCCGAAGGCGGAGACCGGCGACACCGCGAAGGTCGCCGAGACGGTCTGA
- a CDS encoding SigE family RNA polymerase sigma factor: MRQGEVLDFEEYVRTRQDALLRSARRLVADPVDAQDLLQTALARTYGRWDGIADKSLADAYLRRVMINTRTEWWRSRKLEEVPTEQLPDACVEDPTEQHADRALLMDVLKVLAPKQRSVVVLRHWEQMSTEETAAALGMSTGTVKSTLHRALARLRQELESRDLDARALGRTGERATVRGDEGGRERCAA, translated from the coding sequence ATGCGGCAGGGCGAGGTGCTCGACTTCGAGGAGTACGTACGCACGCGGCAGGACGCGCTGCTGCGCAGCGCCCGCCGGCTCGTCGCCGACCCCGTCGACGCCCAGGACCTGCTCCAGACGGCGCTGGCCCGTACGTACGGCCGCTGGGACGGCATCGCCGACAAGTCCCTCGCCGACGCCTACCTGCGCCGGGTCATGATCAACACCCGGACCGAGTGGTGGCGCTCCCGCAAGCTCGAGGAGGTGCCGACCGAGCAGCTGCCGGACGCGTGCGTCGAGGACCCGACCGAGCAGCACGCCGACCGCGCCCTCCTCATGGACGTCCTGAAGGTGCTCGCGCCGAAGCAGCGGAGCGTCGTCGTCCTGCGTCACTGGGAGCAGATGAGCACGGAGGAGACGGCGGCGGCGCTCGGCATGTCGACGGGTACGGTGAAGTCGACGCTCCACCGCGCGCTCGCCCGGCTCCGCCAGGAGCTGGAGAGCCGTGACCTCGACGCCCGTGCCCTGGGGCGGACGGGGGAGCGGGCGACCGTACGAGGTGACGAAGGGGGGCGGGAGCGGTGCGCGGCCTAG
- a CDS encoding A/G-specific adenine glycosylase yields the protein MTSIDTPPTSTVPVAPALPAELHGPVLAWFDRHARDLPWRRPEAGAWGVMVSEFMLQQTPVVRVLPVYEQWLARWPRPADLAAEAPGEAVRAWGRLGYPRRALRLHAAAVAITERHHGDVPRDHGQLLALPGIGEYTAAAVASFAYGQRHAVLDTNVRRVFARAATGVQYPPNATTAAERRLARALLPDDETTAARWAAASMELGALVCTAKNEDCGRCPIAERCAWRLSGKPAHDGPPRRGQTYAGTDRQVRGRLLAVLRESAEPVTQAALDAVWDEPVQRGRALDGLVSDGLVEPLEGDRYRLPLS from the coding sequence ATGACTTCCATCGACACTCCCCCCACGTCCACGGTCCCCGTCGCCCCGGCGCTCCCCGCCGAGCTGCACGGGCCCGTCCTCGCCTGGTTCGACCGGCACGCCCGTGACCTGCCCTGGCGCCGCCCCGAGGCCGGCGCCTGGGGCGTCATGGTCAGTGAGTTCATGCTCCAGCAGACCCCGGTGGTCCGGGTCCTGCCGGTGTATGAGCAGTGGCTGGCGCGCTGGCCGCGCCCGGCCGACCTGGCCGCCGAGGCCCCCGGCGAGGCGGTCCGCGCCTGGGGCCGGCTCGGCTACCCGCGCCGGGCGCTGCGGCTGCACGCGGCCGCCGTCGCCATAACGGAACGGCACCACGGCGACGTGCCCCGCGACCACGGGCAGCTGCTCGCGCTGCCCGGGATCGGCGAGTACACGGCGGCGGCGGTGGCCTCCTTCGCGTACGGACAGCGCCACGCGGTCCTGGACACCAACGTGCGCCGGGTCTTCGCACGGGCGGCGACCGGCGTCCAGTACCCGCCGAACGCGACCACGGCCGCCGAGCGGCGGCTCGCCCGGGCGCTGCTGCCGGACGACGAGACGACGGCCGCCCGCTGGGCGGCCGCCTCCATGGAGCTGGGCGCCCTGGTGTGCACGGCGAAGAACGAGGACTGCGGGCGCTGCCCGATCGCCGAGCGGTGCGCCTGGCGGCTCTCGGGGAAGCCGGCGCACGACGGTCCGCCGCGGCGCGGTCAGACGTACGCCGGGACCGACCGGCAGGTGCGCGGCCGGCTCCTCGCGGTGCTGCGGGAGTCGGCGGAGCCGGTGACGCAGGCGGCCCTGGACGCGGTCTGGGACGAGCCGGTGCAGCGGGGCAGGGCCCTGGACGGGCTGGTCTCGGACGGTCTCGTCGAACCGCTGGAGGGCGACCGGTACCGGCTGCCGCTGTCCTGA
- the cseB gene encoding two-component system response regulator CseB gives MAETHVLFVEDDDVIREATQLALERDGFRVTAMPDGLSGLDAFRARRPDIALLDVMLPGMDGVSLCRRIRDESTVPVIMLSARADSIDVVLGLEAGADDYVTKPFDGSVLMARIRAVLRRFGHAGGVGAGEQGDAPDGGGLLVFGDLEVDTEGMEVRKGGAPVALTPTEMRLLLEFSSAPGTVLSRDKLLERVWDYGWGGDTRVVDVHVQRLRAKIGQDRIETVRGFGYKLKS, from the coding sequence ATGGCCGAAACCCATGTCCTGTTCGTCGAGGACGACGACGTCATCCGTGAGGCCACCCAGCTCGCCCTGGAGCGGGACGGCTTCCGGGTGACCGCCATGCCCGACGGGCTCTCCGGCCTGGACGCCTTCCGGGCGCGGCGGCCCGACATCGCGCTCCTCGACGTGATGCTGCCGGGGATGGACGGGGTCAGCCTCTGCCGCCGCATCCGCGACGAGTCGACCGTGCCCGTGATCATGCTCTCGGCGCGCGCCGACTCGATCGACGTCGTGCTCGGCCTGGAGGCCGGCGCCGACGACTACGTGACCAAGCCCTTCGACGGCTCGGTGCTCATGGCCCGCATCCGGGCCGTGCTGCGCCGCTTCGGGCACGCGGGCGGCGTCGGCGCGGGCGAGCAGGGGGACGCGCCGGACGGCGGCGGGCTCCTCGTCTTCGGCGACCTGGAGGTCGACACCGAGGGCATGGAGGTCCGCAAGGGCGGGGCGCCGGTGGCGCTGACCCCGACCGAGATGCGGCTGCTCCTGGAGTTCTCGTCGGCGCCGGGCACCGTGCTGTCCCGGGACAAACTCCTGGAGCGGGTCTGGGACTACGGCTGGGGCGGTGACACCCGGGTCGTGGACGTCCATGTGCAGCGGCTGCGCGCCAAGATCGGCCAGGACCGGATCGAGACCGTGCGCGGCTTCGGCTACAAGCTCAAGAGCTAG
- a CDS encoding phosphatase PAP2 family protein has translation MNTLLDLSGRLYLDVADFAHSTPHWFQWLAEVWTELGLLLFAVLFLVGWWRSREGSSRAMALALLAPVATGFGYVVSEALKSLIDEERPCRAVAGAPVSLVACPPHGDWSFPSNHSAIAGAAAIALALSWRGIVWLTVPMALLMAFSRVFVGVHYPHDVTVGLIAGALVAFVVMRAAERPVRSLVETARSSRSSAVVWCAGRGTPAHASAHAPAHSDRRSRARHGAY, from the coding sequence ATGAACACCCTTCTCGACCTCTCCGGCCGTCTGTATCTCGACGTCGCCGACTTCGCCCACTCCACGCCCCACTGGTTCCAGTGGCTCGCCGAGGTGTGGACGGAGCTCGGGCTGCTGCTCTTCGCCGTGCTGTTCCTCGTCGGCTGGTGGCGCTCCAGGGAGGGGTCGAGCCGGGCGATGGCGCTCGCGCTGCTCGCCCCGGTCGCCACCGGCTTCGGCTACGTGGTGAGCGAGGCCCTGAAGTCCCTGATCGACGAGGAACGCCCGTGCCGCGCGGTCGCCGGCGCGCCCGTCTCGCTCGTCGCCTGCCCGCCGCACGGCGACTGGTCCTTCCCCAGCAACCACTCGGCCATCGCGGGTGCCGCCGCGATCGCCCTCGCCCTGTCCTGGCGCGGGATCGTCTGGCTGACCGTGCCGATGGCGCTGCTCATGGCCTTCTCCCGGGTCTTCGTCGGGGTCCACTACCCGCACGACGTGACCGTCGGCCTGATCGCCGGCGCCCTGGTCGCCTTCGTCGTGATGCGGGCGGCGGAGCGGCCCGTGCGGTCGCTGGTGGAGACGGCCCGGTCGAGCCGGAGCTCGGCCGTGGTGTGGTGTGCGGGGCGCGGGACGCCTGCGCACGCCTCCGCGCACGCCCCCGCGCACTCCGACCGTCGCTCTCGCGCGCGCCACGGCGCGTACTGA
- the cseC gene encoding two-component system sensor histidine kinase CseC, with protein sequence MKPLPLRTGVRWKIAVAIAAVGALIAVTLSIVVHNAARISMLDNAREVQMERLLFAQRMYETSKPKEPRFGTKINDPALPDQLDQLMRDKRRGTYVQEHRHGGPPDVWAAVPLANGDVLSLHIPFADRSATIMNDLDRALVIGSVSVVFGGCALGVLIGGGLSRRLRKAAVAAGRVAQGNTDVRVREAVGGVVRDETDDLAWAVDALTDALNERIEAERRVTADIAHELRTPVTGLLTAAELLPPGRPTELVRDRAQAMRTLVEDVLEVARLDSASERAELQEIALGEFVERRVRALDPEVVVRVVHESWVNTDPRRLERVLGNLLANAAKHGKPPVEVTVEGRVVRVRDHGPGFPESLLKEGPSRFRTGTSDRAGQGHGLGLTIAAGQARVLGARLTFRNVASEGAAEGVGGAIAVLWLPDHAPTNTGSFPILRLAE encoded by the coding sequence GTGAAGCCGCTGCCCCTGCGTACCGGGGTCCGCTGGAAGATCGCCGTCGCCATCGCGGCGGTCGGCGCCCTCATCGCGGTCACCCTGAGCATCGTCGTGCACAACGCCGCCCGCATCTCGATGCTCGACAACGCGCGCGAGGTGCAGATGGAGCGGCTGCTCTTCGCCCAGCGGATGTACGAGACGTCGAAGCCGAAGGAGCCCCGTTTCGGCACGAAGATCAACGACCCGGCGCTGCCGGACCAGCTGGACCAGCTGATGCGGGACAAGCGGCGCGGGACGTACGTGCAGGAGCACCGGCACGGCGGGCCGCCGGACGTGTGGGCGGCCGTGCCGCTCGCCAACGGCGACGTGCTGTCGCTGCACATCCCCTTCGCCGACCGCAGCGCGACGATCATGAACGATCTGGACCGGGCCCTCGTGATCGGCTCGGTGTCGGTGGTCTTCGGCGGCTGCGCGCTCGGCGTGCTCATCGGCGGCGGGCTCTCGCGGAGGCTGCGGAAGGCCGCCGTCGCGGCCGGCCGGGTGGCCCAGGGCAACACGGACGTCCGGGTGCGGGAAGCCGTCGGCGGGGTCGTACGGGACGAGACCGACGACCTGGCCTGGGCCGTCGACGCCCTGACCGACGCCCTGAACGAGCGGATCGAGGCGGAGCGCCGGGTCACCGCCGACATCGCGCACGAGCTGCGCACCCCCGTCACCGGGCTGCTCACTGCGGCCGAGCTGCTGCCGCCGGGGCGTCCGACCGAGCTCGTACGGGACCGGGCGCAGGCCATGCGGACGCTGGTCGAGGACGTCCTGGAGGTGGCCCGGCTCGACAGCGCGTCGGAGCGGGCCGAGCTCCAGGAGATCGCGCTCGGGGAGTTCGTGGAGCGGCGGGTGCGGGCCCTGGACCCGGAGGTCGTCGTCCGGGTCGTGCACGAGTCCTGGGTGAACACCGACCCGCGCCGCCTGGAGCGGGTCCTGGGCAATCTCCTCGCCAACGCGGCCAAGCACGGCAAGCCGCCGGTGGAGGTCACCGTCGAGGGCCGGGTGGTCCGGGTCCGCGACCACGGTCCGGGCTTCCCCGAGTCGCTCCTCAAGGAGGGCCCGAGCCGTTTCCGTACGGGGACGAGCGACCGCGCGGGCCAGGGCCACGGCCTGGGCCTGACGATCGCGGCGGGCCAGGCCCGGGTCCTCGGCGCCCGGCTGACCTTCCGGAACGTGGCCTCGGAGGGGGCCGCGGAGGGAGTGGGCGGCGCCATCGCGGTGCTGTGGCTGCCGGACCACGCGCCGACGAACACGGGCAGCTTCCCGATCCTGCGGCTGGCGGAGTGA
- the disA gene encoding DNA integrity scanning diadenylate cyclase DisA translates to MAAKDGAAAPGKSGAGSGNEALMRAALSAVAPGTALRDGLERILRGNTGGLLVLGLDKTVDSMCTGGFVLDVEFTATRLRELCKLDGALVLDKDITKIHRAGVQLVPDASIPTEETGTRHRTADRVSKQCNFPVVSVSQSMRLIALYVNGERRVLEESAAILSRANQALATLERYKLRLDEVAGTLSALEIEDLVTVRDVTAVAQRLEMVRRIATEIAEYVVELGTDGRLLSLQLDELIAGVEPERELVIRDYVPEPTAKRSRTVAEALTELDALTHTELLELPVVARALGYSGSPETLDSAVSPRGYRLLAKVPRLPGAIIERLVEHFGGLQKLLAASVDDLQTVDGVGEARARSVREGLSRLAESSILERYV, encoded by the coding sequence GTGGCAGCCAAGGACGGGGCAGCAGCTCCTGGAAAGTCCGGCGCGGGCTCCGGCAACGAAGCGCTGATGCGCGCCGCCCTGAGCGCGGTCGCGCCGGGCACCGCGCTGCGCGACGGCCTGGAGCGGATCCTCCGGGGGAACACGGGCGGTCTCCTGGTTCTCGGCCTGGACAAGACGGTCGACTCGATGTGCACGGGCGGTTTCGTGCTGGACGTCGAGTTCACCGCCACGCGCCTGCGTGAGCTGTGCAAGCTCGACGGCGCGCTCGTCCTCGACAAGGACATCACCAAGATCCACCGCGCGGGCGTGCAGCTCGTCCCGGACGCCTCCATCCCCACCGAGGAGACCGGCACCCGCCACCGCACCGCGGACCGGGTCTCCAAGCAGTGCAACTTCCCGGTCGTCTCCGTCTCCCAGTCGATGCGCCTGATCGCGCTGTACGTGAACGGCGAGCGCCGGGTCCTGGAGGAGTCGGCCGCGATCCTCTCCCGCGCCAACCAGGCGCTCGCGACCCTGGAGCGGTACAAGCTGCGGCTCGACGAGGTGGCCGGCACGCTCTCCGCCCTGGAGATCGAGGACCTGGTCACGGTCCGGGACGTCACCGCGGTCGCGCAGCGCCTGGAGATGGTCCGCCGGATCGCCACCGAGATCGCCGAGTACGTGGTGGAGCTCGGCACCGACGGGCGGCTCCTCTCGCTCCAGCTCGACGAGCTGATCGCGGGCGTGGAGCCGGAGCGCGAGCTGGTGATCAGGGACTACGTGCCGGAGCCGACGGCGAAGCGCTCGCGGACGGTCGCCGAGGCGCTCACCGAACTGGACGCGCTCACCCACACCGAACTCCTGGAGCTTCCGGTCGTGGCGCGGGCCCTCGGCTACAGCGGCTCGCCCGAGACCCTCGACTCGGCGGTCTCCCCGCGCGGCTACCGGCTCCTGGCGAAGGTGCCGCGGCTGCCCGGCGCGATCATCGAGCGCCTGGTGGAGCACTTCGGCGGGCTGCAGAAGCTGCTCGCGGCGAGCGTGGACGACCTCCAGACCGTCGACGGCGTCGGCGAGGCGCGTGCCCGCAGCGTCCGCGAAGGCCTGTCGCGGCTCGCGGAGTCCTCGATCCTGGAGCGGTACGTCTAG